In Pseudorasbora parva isolate DD20220531a chromosome 9, ASM2467924v1, whole genome shotgun sequence, the following proteins share a genomic window:
- the acsm3 gene encoding acyl-coenzyme A synthetase ACSM3, mitochondrial isoform X1 — protein sequence MSLYVLRKTLFKRCLKYANTNEIYERGYWLQMCRFKTSAPKNFCDIESTRRIYNIQVPLQFNFAKDVLEQWESKEKTGQRSSLPALWWVNDSGEEVKWSFEELGFHSRKLANVLHQVCRLERGDRVFLVLPRVPEWWLVNVACLRTGTVLIPGTSQLTARDIRHRLQSSGAKCVITDETLAPLLDTVASECPSISTKLLLSCRAMHGWGNLTELMGRVSDDHVCVDTRSEEAMTIFFTSGTTGSPKMTQHSHCSYGLGLTVNGRHWLDLSEQDVFWNTSDTGWAKSAWSSVFAPWIQGACVFVHHMPRFDTSTVLKTLSSYPITTFCTAPTAYRMLVQEDMSRYKFQALEHCLCAGEPINPEVMLKWKELTGLDIYEGYGQTETVLIAGTFKGMKIKPGSFGKASPGYDVQVVDEDGSVVPRGQEGDLGIRVKPERPFSLFTEYTGEPERTAECFRGDFYLTGDRGMMDEDGYLWFIGRADDVILSAGYRIGPFEVENALIEHPAVAESAVVSSPDPVRGEVVKAFVVLTADFKFRDHKELIKELQAHVKTVTAPYKYPRKIEFVDHLPKTVSGKIRRVELRKIEWGQKTS from the exons ATGAGTTTGTACGTGCTTCGCAAAACCCTTTTTAAACGCTGTCTGAAATACGCTAACACAAATGAAATTTATGAGCGAGGTTATTGGCTGCAAATGTGCAGATTCAAAACATCTGCACCAAAAAACTTCTGCGATATTGAGAGCACGAGACGGATTTACAACATACAAGTTCCTCTGCAGTTTAATTTCGCCAAAGATGTGCTCGAGCAGTGGGAATCAAAAGAAAAG ACCGGGCAGAGGTCGTCTCTTCCAGCGCTGTGGTGGGTGAATGACAGCGGAGAAGAGGTCAAATGGAGTTTTGAGGAGTTGGGCTTCCACTCCAGAAAACTTGCAAATGTTCTGCATCAGGTGTGCCGTTTGGAAAGAGGGGATCGTGTGTTCCTCGTTTTACCCAGAGTCCCTGAGTGGTGGCTGGTTAATGTAGCATGTCTCAGAACAG GTACGGTTCTGATCCCCGGCACCTCTCAGCTCACGGCTCGAGATATCCGCCACCGGCTGCAGTCGTCTGGGGCCAAGTGTGTAATCACAGATGAAACTTTGGCTCCGCTGTTAGACACGGTAGCCTCAGAATGCCCTTCCATCTCCACCAAGCTTCTGCTGTCCTGCAGAGCCATGCACGGCTGGGGCAACCTGACAGAACTCATGGG AAGAGTGTCAGACGATCATGTTTGTGTGGACACCAGGAGTGAGGAGGCCATGACCATCTTCTTCACTAGTGGTACAACCGGCTCCCCAAAAATGACCCAACATAGCCACTGTAGTTACGGTCTGGGGCTCACGGTGAACGGCAG GCACTGGCTGGATCTGAGTGAGCAGGATGTTTTTTGGAACACGTCAGACACAGGTTGGGCCAAGTCGGCGTGGAGCAGTGTGTTTGCCCCATGGATCCAGGGAGCTTGTGTGTTTGTTCACCACATGCCACGCTTTGATACAAGTACAGTTCTTAAG ACTTTGAGCAGCTATCCCATCACCACCTTCTGCACGGCACCGACAGCATATCGAATGCTAGTACAGGAAGACATGTCCAG GTATAAGTTCCAGGCTCTTGAGCACTGTCTGTGTGCAGGAGAGCCCATTAACCCAGAGGTGATGTTGAAATGGAAAGAACTCACTGGACTGGACATCTATGAAGGATATGGACAGACTGAGACT GTTTTAATCGCAGGCACATTCAAAGGGATGAAGATCAAACCAGGATCTTTTGGAAAGGCGTCACCGGGATATGATGTTCAG GTGGTAGATGAAGATGGTTCTGTTGTGCCACGAGGACAAGAGGGAGACCTCGGCATCAGAGTAAAACCAGAAAGACCTTTCTCTCTTTTTACAGAGTATACG GGGGAGCCAGAGCGCACGGCAGAATGTTTCCGTGGCGATTTCTACCTAACAGGTGACAGGGGAATGATGGATGAAGATGGATACCTGTGGTTCATTGGCAGAGCTGATGATGTCATCCTGTCCGCAGG GTACCGCATCGGTCCATTTGAGGTGGAAAATGCTCTGATAGAGCATCCAGCTGTAGCAGAATCTGCAGTGGTCAGCAGCCCAGATCCGGTTCGAGGAGAG GTGGTGAAGGCTTTTGTAGTTCTGACCGCAGATTTTAAATTTAGAGACCATAAGGAACTGATAAAGGAACTGCAAGCACACGTGAAGACTGTCACAGCTCCTTATAAATATCCACGCAAG ATTGAGTTTGTGGATCATCTGCCCAAGACAGTAAGCGGGAAAATAAGGCGAGTGGAGTTAAGAAAGATTGAATGGGgacagaaaacaagctaa
- the acsm3 gene encoding acyl-coenzyme A synthetase ACSM3, mitochondrial isoform X2 has translation MSLYVLRKTLFKRCLKYANTNEIYERGYWLQMCRFKTSAPKNFCDIESTRRIYNIQVPLQFNFAKDVLEQWESKEKTGQRSSLPALWWVNDSGEEVKWSFEELGFHSRKLANVLHQVCRLERGDRVFLVLPRVPEWWLVNVACLRTGTVLIPGTSQLTARDIRHRLQSSGAKCVITDETLAPLLDTVASECPSISTKLLLSCRAMHGWGNLTELMGRVSDDHVCVDTRSEEAMTIFFTSGTTGSPKMTQHSHCSYGLGLTVNGRTHSKEQKFSGFSLQTLSSYPITTFCTAPTAYRMLVQEDMSRYKFQALEHCLCAGEPINPEVMLKWKELTGLDIYEGYGQTETVLIAGTFKGMKIKPGSFGKASPGYDVQVVDEDGSVVPRGQEGDLGIRVKPERPFSLFTEYTGEPERTAECFRGDFYLTGDRGMMDEDGYLWFIGRADDVILSAGYRIGPFEVENALIEHPAVAESAVVSSPDPVRGEVVKAFVVLTADFKFRDHKELIKELQAHVKTVTAPYKYPRKIEFVDHLPKTVSGKIRRVELRKIEWGQKTS, from the exons ATGAGTTTGTACGTGCTTCGCAAAACCCTTTTTAAACGCTGTCTGAAATACGCTAACACAAATGAAATTTATGAGCGAGGTTATTGGCTGCAAATGTGCAGATTCAAAACATCTGCACCAAAAAACTTCTGCGATATTGAGAGCACGAGACGGATTTACAACATACAAGTTCCTCTGCAGTTTAATTTCGCCAAAGATGTGCTCGAGCAGTGGGAATCAAAAGAAAAG ACCGGGCAGAGGTCGTCTCTTCCAGCGCTGTGGTGGGTGAATGACAGCGGAGAAGAGGTCAAATGGAGTTTTGAGGAGTTGGGCTTCCACTCCAGAAAACTTGCAAATGTTCTGCATCAGGTGTGCCGTTTGGAAAGAGGGGATCGTGTGTTCCTCGTTTTACCCAGAGTCCCTGAGTGGTGGCTGGTTAATGTAGCATGTCTCAGAACAG GTACGGTTCTGATCCCCGGCACCTCTCAGCTCACGGCTCGAGATATCCGCCACCGGCTGCAGTCGTCTGGGGCCAAGTGTGTAATCACAGATGAAACTTTGGCTCCGCTGTTAGACACGGTAGCCTCAGAATGCCCTTCCATCTCCACCAAGCTTCTGCTGTCCTGCAGAGCCATGCACGGCTGGGGCAACCTGACAGAACTCATGGG AAGAGTGTCAGACGATCATGTTTGTGTGGACACCAGGAGTGAGGAGGCCATGACCATCTTCTTCACTAGTGGTACAACCGGCTCCCCAAAAATGACCCAACATAGCCACTGTAGTTACGGTCTGGGGCTCACGGTGAACGGCAG aacacattcaaaagaacaaaaGTTTTCTGGTTTCTCCTTACAGACTTTGAGCAGCTATCCCATCACCACCTTCTGCACGGCACCGACAGCATATCGAATGCTAGTACAGGAAGACATGTCCAG GTATAAGTTCCAGGCTCTTGAGCACTGTCTGTGTGCAGGAGAGCCCATTAACCCAGAGGTGATGTTGAAATGGAAAGAACTCACTGGACTGGACATCTATGAAGGATATGGACAGACTGAGACT GTTTTAATCGCAGGCACATTCAAAGGGATGAAGATCAAACCAGGATCTTTTGGAAAGGCGTCACCGGGATATGATGTTCAG GTGGTAGATGAAGATGGTTCTGTTGTGCCACGAGGACAAGAGGGAGACCTCGGCATCAGAGTAAAACCAGAAAGACCTTTCTCTCTTTTTACAGAGTATACG GGGGAGCCAGAGCGCACGGCAGAATGTTTCCGTGGCGATTTCTACCTAACAGGTGACAGGGGAATGATGGATGAAGATGGATACCTGTGGTTCATTGGCAGAGCTGATGATGTCATCCTGTCCGCAGG GTACCGCATCGGTCCATTTGAGGTGGAAAATGCTCTGATAGAGCATCCAGCTGTAGCAGAATCTGCAGTGGTCAGCAGCCCAGATCCGGTTCGAGGAGAG GTGGTGAAGGCTTTTGTAGTTCTGACCGCAGATTTTAAATTTAGAGACCATAAGGAACTGATAAAGGAACTGCAAGCACACGTGAAGACTGTCACAGCTCCTTATAAATATCCACGCAAG ATTGAGTTTGTGGATCATCTGCCCAAGACAGTAAGCGGGAAAATAAGGCGAGTGGAGTTAAGAAAGATTGAATGGGgacagaaaacaagctaa